A genomic stretch from Lathyrus oleraceus cultivar Zhongwan6 chromosome 2, CAAS_Psat_ZW6_1.0, whole genome shotgun sequence includes:
- the LOC127122891 gene encoding uncharacterized protein LOC127122891 produces the protein MDPIKYIFKKPALTGRVARWQMILTEYDIQYTTQKAIKSSVIADYLAHQPVEDYQPMKFEFLDEHVLFLDQYFKRPNPDEGPEPGARWTLMFDGASNVVGNGVGVVITPTRFHIPFTARICFDCANNIAEYEACIMGLEATIDIRIKFLEVYGDSALVIYQINGDWETRHPNLIPYREHVMKLIPYFEEITFSHIPRVENYLADALATLSSMFNVKWENEAPSIIIMRLDEPTFCYATDDDLRDDKPLYFDIKRYLEKQQYPENATIMDKKKLRKLSAKFFLNGDLLYKQNYDSVLLRCVDRHEADKIIKEVHEGSFRTHSSGHTMVKKIL, from the coding sequence ATGGACCCGATCAAGTACATCTTCAAAAAACCTGCTCTCACGGGAAGGGTGgcccgttggcaaatgattttaactgagtatgatattcAATACACTACACAAAAAGCTATCAAGAGTAGTGTCATTGCCGACTATCTAGCTCACCAGCCCGTTGAAGATTAccaaccaatgaagtttgaatttcTTGATGAGCATGTGTTATTCCTGGATCAATATTTTAAAAGACCAAAcccggatgaaggacccgaaccgggaGCACGATGGACGCTCATGTTCGATGGTGCCTCTAATGTTGtgggtaatggtgttggtgttgttatTACTCCTACGCGATTCCATATTCCGTTCACTGCTCGTATTTGTTTTGATTGCGCAAACAATATAGCAGAGTATGAGGCTTGCATTATGGGACTCGAAGCTACGATTGACATAAGGATCAAGTTTCTTGAAGTGTATGGGGATTCTGCACTTGTGATTTATCAAATCAATGGAGATTGGGAAACTCGGCACCCAAATCTTATCCCCTACAGAGAGCATGTGATGAAGTTGATTCCTTATTTTGAGGAGATCACTTTCAGCCACATCCCAAGAGTAGAGAACTATTTGGCTGATGCTCTAGCTACCTTATCTTCAATGTTCAATGTTAAGTGGGAGAATGAAGCACCTTCCATCATAATTATGCGGTTAGATGAACCGACATTTTGCTATGCAACTGATGATGATCTTCGAGATGATAAGCCTTTGTATTTTGATATCAAGAGGTACCTCGAAAAGCAGCAATATCCTGAAAATGCAACGATTATGGATAAGAAGAAGTTGAGAAAGTTGTCAGCTAAATTCTTTTTGAATGGAGATCTGTTGTACAAGCAGAATTATGACTCtgtgctgctcagatgcgtggatagacatgaagcagacaaAATTATCAAAGAAGTTCATGAGGGATCATTCAGAACTCACTCTAGTGGCCATACCATGGTGAAAAAGATtttgtga